One Serinicoccus chungangensis genomic window carries:
- a CDS encoding DUF5703 family protein: protein MVEYEYRELTFHRDQGRGEVRQALTEHAEYGAWELARVRVYLGGARRVLLRRKIIRVRRTA from the coding sequence ATGGTCGAGTACGAGTACCGAGAGCTCACCTTCCACCGCGACCAGGGACGCGGTGAGGTGCGGCAGGCCCTGACCGAGCACGCCGAGTACGGCGCGTGGGAGCTGGCGCGGGTGCGCGTCTACCTCGGGGGTGCGCGGCGCGTGCTGCTGCGCCGCAAGATCATCCGCGTCCGCCGCACCGCCTGA
- a CDS encoding DUF3090 family protein encodes MAEHVFDPPERCVAGSVGPPGGRTFFLQASDSQRVMTVSLEKEQVRLLGESLAEMLDDVAGPEGTEEAGRAFVDNAPLDTPIEDDFRVQRLSVAWEAGQRRVVLEVYDRPSAEDVAALEDDDEGSDLPWAGLPPQSIKVVLEPGRARAFAMRCTASIEGGRPSCPFCGQPLDPTGHICPRANGYRR; translated from the coding sequence ATGGCTGAGCACGTCTTCGACCCGCCTGAGCGCTGCGTCGCCGGCAGCGTCGGACCGCCCGGAGGGCGCACCTTCTTCTTGCAGGCCAGCGACTCCCAGCGGGTCATGACCGTCTCCCTCGAGAAGGAGCAGGTCCGGCTGCTGGGGGAGTCGCTGGCGGAGATGCTCGACGACGTCGCCGGCCCGGAGGGCACCGAGGAGGCCGGCCGGGCCTTCGTCGACAACGCGCCCCTGGACACCCCCATCGAGGACGACTTCCGCGTCCAGCGGCTCTCGGTCGCGTGGGAGGCGGGCCAGCGCCGGGTGGTCCTCGAGGTCTACGACCGGCCCAGCGCCGAGGACGTCGCCGCGCTGGAGGACGACGACGAGGGGTCCGACCTGCCGTGGGCCGGGCTGCCGCCGCAGTCCATCAAGGTCGTGCTCGAGCCCGGCCGCGCCCGGGCCTTCGCGATGCGCTGCACGGCCTCCATCGAGGGTGGGCGCCCCTCCTGCCCGTTCTGCGGACAGCCCCTGGACCCCACCGGACACATCTGCCCCCGCGCCAACGGCTACCGCCGCTGA
- a CDS encoding SCO1664 family protein: protein MDDDAALELLHTLTVEPVGVLTQASNLTLLVDLTDARGEPTGHRAVYKPVKGERPLHDFPPDSLGRREVAAYLLSRAAGFDLVPPTVLRDGPLGPGSVQWWVEQNPRRLADPAAGLVDVVAPEDLPEGWCPVVQAEDEHGRALVVAHADDPGLRSMAVLDVVLNNADRKAAHLTRDTEDRLRGFDHGVSLHEEDKLRTVLWGFAEEPIAATDLDRLETLASALADVHGHLATQLTTLLSDVEREALAARVRRVREEATFPSAPTDRYPLPWPLW from the coding sequence GTGGACGACGACGCGGCCCTGGAGCTGCTGCACACCCTGACCGTCGAGCCGGTCGGCGTGCTCACCCAGGCGTCGAACCTCACCCTGCTGGTCGACCTCACCGACGCGCGGGGCGAGCCCACCGGCCATCGTGCCGTCTACAAGCCGGTCAAGGGCGAACGCCCCCTGCACGACTTCCCGCCCGACTCCCTGGGCCGCCGCGAGGTGGCGGCCTACCTGCTGTCGCGGGCCGCGGGGTTCGACCTGGTCCCGCCGACCGTGCTGCGCGACGGCCCGCTCGGACCCGGCTCGGTCCAGTGGTGGGTCGAGCAGAACCCGCGACGGCTGGCCGACCCGGCGGCCGGGCTCGTCGACGTCGTCGCCCCCGAGGACCTGCCGGAGGGGTGGTGCCCGGTCGTCCAGGCCGAGGACGAGCACGGCCGGGCCCTCGTCGTGGCGCACGCCGACGACCCCGGGCTGCGGTCCATGGCGGTGCTGGACGTCGTGCTCAACAACGCCGACCGCAAGGCCGCCCACCTGACCCGCGACACCGAGGACCGGCTGCGCGGCTTCGACCACGGGGTCAGCCTGCACGAGGAGGACAAGCTGCGCACCGTCCTCTGGGGCTTCGCCGAGGAGCCGATCGCCGCCACGGACCTCGACCGGCTGGAGACGCTGGCGAGCGCCCTGGCCGACGTCCACGGGCACCTCGCCACGCAGCTCACCACCCTGCTGTCGGACGTCGAGCGGGAGGCGCTGGCCGCCCGGGTGCGACGGGTGCGCGAGGAGGCCACCTTCCCCTCGGCACCCACGGACCGCTACCCGTTGCCCTGGCCGCTCTGGTAG
- a CDS encoding HAD family hydrolase, translating to MTRHPSRPSRSEDLPTAVLWDMDGTIVDTEPSWIAEEYVLVEEAGGTWSDADAHDLVGQDLLTSAGIILERTPVRGEPEQVVRRLLEGVVERTRAHVPWRPGARELLRSLREHGVPCALVTMSWTELADVLVEQLPAGTFDAVVTGDQVSRGKPHPEAYLEAVARLGVDPSRALAVEDSPTGATASTAAGVPTLVVPHTVAVPALRGARQVPSLEGLSPADLGAVARSLRSELHPEQRVDRVHDQA from the coding sequence GTGACGCGCCACCCCTCCCGCCCGAGCCGATCCGAGGACCTGCCCACCGCCGTGCTGTGGGACATGGACGGCACCATCGTCGACACCGAGCCGTCCTGGATCGCCGAGGAGTACGTCCTCGTGGAGGAGGCCGGAGGCACGTGGAGCGACGCCGACGCCCACGACCTCGTCGGCCAGGACCTGCTCACCTCGGCCGGCATCATCCTCGAGCGGACGCCGGTCCGCGGTGAGCCCGAGCAGGTGGTGCGCCGCCTGCTCGAGGGGGTCGTGGAGCGCACCCGCGCCCACGTGCCCTGGCGGCCCGGGGCGCGCGAGCTGCTGCGGTCCTTGCGGGAGCACGGCGTGCCGTGCGCGCTGGTCACCATGTCCTGGACCGAGCTGGCCGACGTGCTGGTCGAGCAGCTGCCGGCCGGGACCTTCGACGCCGTGGTGACCGGGGACCAGGTGAGCCGGGGCAAGCCGCACCCCGAGGCCTACCTCGAGGCGGTGGCGCGACTGGGCGTGGACCCCTCCCGCGCCCTGGCGGTCGAGGACTCCCCCACGGGCGCGACGGCGTCGACGGCCGCGGGCGTGCCGACCCTCGTGGTGCCGCACACCGTGGCCGTCCCGGCCCTGCGCGGCGCCCGGCAGGTGCCGAGCCTGGAGGGCCTGAGCCCCGCCGACCTCGGCGCGGTCGCCCGCTCGCTCAGGTCAGAGCTGCACCCCGAGCAGCGCGTCGACCGCGTCCACGACCAGGCGTGA
- a CDS encoding MSMEG_4193 family putative phosphomutase has translation MAICILLRHGRTQANADGVLAGWTPGLGLDETGAGQARDAGARLAATPLAAVVASPLQRCQETAAAVLAAQPADRTVQRHTEERLGEARYGAWTGRPLKELAEEPLWRQVQDQPSTVTFPADEAFAHESMAQMAARAVEAVTEWDARVEAEHGPGAVWVAVSHGDVIKAILADALATALDDFQRIVVDPASLSLVHRTPGRPFVLRTNDTGSDPVDLSGLVARLATDGATGDAEVGGGAGSEDVG, from the coding sequence ATGGCCATCTGCATCCTGCTCCGGCACGGCCGGACCCAGGCCAACGCCGACGGCGTCCTGGCCGGCTGGACGCCGGGCCTCGGGCTGGACGAGACGGGGGCCGGCCAGGCCCGCGACGCCGGTGCTCGACTGGCGGCCACCCCCCTGGCGGCGGTCGTCGCCAGCCCGCTGCAGCGGTGCCAGGAGACGGCCGCCGCGGTGCTGGCGGCGCAGCCGGCCGACCGGACGGTGCAGCGCCACACCGAGGAGCGCCTGGGCGAGGCGAGGTACGGCGCGTGGACCGGGAGACCGCTCAAGGAGCTCGCCGAGGAGCCGCTGTGGCGGCAGGTGCAGGACCAGCCCTCCACGGTGACGTTCCCGGCCGACGAGGCCTTCGCCCACGAGTCGATGGCGCAGATGGCTGCGCGGGCCGTCGAGGCCGTCACCGAGTGGGACGCCCGGGTCGAGGCCGAGCACGGACCCGGCGCCGTCTGGGTGGCGGTGAGCCACGGCGACGTCATCAAGGCGATCCTCGCCGACGCGCTGGCCACCGCGCTGGACGACTTCCAGCGCATCGTCGTCGACCCGGCCTCGCTGAGCCTGGTGCACCGCACCCCGGGCCGGCCGTTCGTCCTGCGCACCAACGACACCGGCAGCGACCCGGTGGACCTCTCCGGCCTCGTGGCGCGCCTCGCCACGGACGGCGCCACCGGTGACGCCGAGGTGGGTGGGGGCGCCGGGAGCGAGGACGTAGGCTGA
- a CDS encoding LLM class F420-dependent oxidoreductase — MRLGLSCGFWGQGRDEDHLALVQRADELGVDVAWVAEVYGPDAVSILSFLAARTSRIGLGAGVMQIPARTPAATAMAAVSLDSLSGGRFRLGLGVSGPQVSEGWHGVRFARPLARTREYVEIVRTALAHRTVTYDGEFFTLPLPDGPGKALRLTHLHRPSIPLYLAAVGPKNLELAGEIADGWLGVFVAPDFFPEQRAQLQAGLDRRETPPEHPFQTDATVALAVGDDLEACARTVSPYPALYVGGMGSREQNFYHQLACRMGYEAEADQVQELYLARRYGEAARALPAQFVDDTSLLGDVDRITERMRRYQRAGITTLTVAPWGADLRARMDALEAAVEAHARLEAEL, encoded by the coding sequence GTGCGCCTCGGGCTGAGCTGCGGGTTCTGGGGGCAGGGCCGCGACGAGGACCACCTCGCGCTCGTGCAGCGGGCCGACGAGCTGGGGGTGGACGTCGCCTGGGTGGCGGAGGTCTACGGCCCCGACGCCGTGAGCATCCTGTCCTTCTTGGCCGCCCGCACCTCGCGCATCGGCCTGGGGGCCGGGGTCATGCAGATCCCCGCCCGCACCCCCGCGGCCACCGCCATGGCGGCGGTGAGCCTCGACAGCCTGTCCGGAGGACGTTTCCGCCTCGGTCTGGGGGTGAGCGGACCGCAGGTGTCGGAGGGGTGGCACGGCGTCCGCTTCGCCCGGCCGCTCGCCCGGACCAGGGAGTATGTCGAGATCGTCCGGACGGCGCTCGCGCACCGGACCGTCACCTACGACGGGGAGTTCTTCACCCTGCCGCTGCCCGACGGACCGGGCAAGGCGCTGCGCCTCACGCACCTGCACCGACCGAGCATCCCGCTCTACCTCGCCGCGGTCGGGCCCAAGAACCTGGAGCTCGCCGGCGAGATCGCCGACGGCTGGCTCGGGGTCTTCGTCGCCCCCGACTTCTTCCCCGAGCAGCGGGCGCAGCTGCAGGCCGGCCTCGACCGTCGCGAGACCCCGCCCGAGCACCCCTTCCAGACCGACGCCACGGTCGCCCTGGCCGTCGGTGACGACCTCGAGGCGTGCGCCCGCACCGTCAGCCCCTACCCCGCGCTCTACGTCGGGGGGATGGGCAGCCGGGAGCAGAACTTCTACCACCAGCTGGCCTGCCGCATGGGATACGAGGCCGAGGCCGACCAGGTCCAGGAGCTCTACCTCGCGCGCCGCTACGGCGAGGCCGCCCGGGCCCTGCCGGCGCAGTTCGTCGACGACACCAGCCTGCTGGGAGACGTCGACCGCATCACCGAGCGCATGCGCCGCTACCAGCGCGCGGGCATCACGACGCTCACCGTCGCCCCCTGGGGCGCCGACCTGCGCGCCCGGATGGACGCCCTCGAGGCCGCGGTGGAGGCCCACGCCCGGCTGGAGGCCGAGCTCTGA
- a CDS encoding PAC2 family protein has protein sequence MIELQDTGELRDPIVIAAFEGWNDAGEGASSVVEHLAQVWEAEVVAAVDPEDFYDFQVNRPQILTVEGRRMIRWPTTRVMLARNTPLGRDVLLVLGIEPSVRWRTFAADLLDYLLARDVQLLVVLGALLADVPHTRPIPVSISSENDELLDGSEEIERSTYEGPTGIVGVLVDEGRQQDLPALSCWAAVPHYAGGPPSPKASLALLGQLEELLDCVIDDTALTEAARAWERGVDDLASTDEEVADYVRQLEEAQDTAELPEASGDAIAKEFERYLRRRDDGSPRG, from the coding sequence GTGATCGAGCTGCAGGACACCGGTGAGCTGCGTGACCCGATCGTCATCGCCGCCTTCGAGGGCTGGAACGACGCCGGCGAGGGGGCGTCGAGCGTGGTGGAGCACCTCGCCCAGGTCTGGGAGGCCGAGGTGGTGGCCGCCGTGGACCCCGAGGACTTCTACGACTTCCAGGTCAACCGGCCGCAGATCCTCACCGTCGAGGGCCGCCGGATGATCCGCTGGCCGACGACCCGGGTCATGCTGGCCCGCAACACCCCGCTGGGGCGGGACGTCCTGCTGGTCCTCGGGATCGAGCCGTCCGTGCGGTGGCGCACCTTCGCCGCGGACCTCCTGGACTACCTCCTCGCCCGGGACGTCCAGCTGCTCGTCGTCCTGGGGGCCCTGCTCGCCGACGTGCCCCACACCCGGCCCATCCCGGTGAGCATCAGCTCCGAGAACGACGAGCTGCTCGACGGCAGCGAGGAGATCGAGCGCAGCACCTACGAGGGCCCCACGGGCATCGTCGGGGTCCTCGTCGACGAGGGGCGCCAGCAGGACCTGCCCGCGTTGTCCTGCTGGGCGGCGGTGCCGCACTACGCCGGGGGTCCGCCCTCGCCGAAGGCGTCCCTGGCGCTGCTCGGCCAGCTCGAGGAGCTGCTCGACTGCGTCATCGACGACACCGCGCTCACCGAGGCCGCACGGGCCTGGGAACGCGGCGTGGACGACCTGGCCTCGACCGACGAGGAGGTGGCCGACTACGTGCGCCAGCTGGAGGAGGCCCAGGACACCGCGGAGCTGCCGGAGGCGTCCGGCGACGCGATCGCCAAGGAGTTCGAGCGCTACCTGCGGCGGCGCGACGACGGCTCACCCCGCGGCTGA
- a CDS encoding M20/M25/M40 family metallo-hydrolase yields MTSTSDDLSPSSTAEEEAVRICKELIRIDTSNYGDGSGPGERAAAEYVVELLREVGLDPQVTAPADHPERTSVVVRTPGRDSSRPGLVLHGHLDVVPAEAADWTVDPFSAEEKDGMIWGRGAVDMKDMDAMLLATLRQLARSGEKPPRDIVWAFFADEEAGGTQGAGHVVAEHPEWFEGCTEAISEVGGFSITLPDKATGAPTRAYLLQTAEKGIAWLRLHARGRAGHGSVPNEENAIVRLAEAIARIDAHPWPRTYIASVRELFDGVSQVTGESWDEEGVEDMLARLGGARRFVEGTLQDTSNFSMLASGYKMNVIPQSASASLDCRFLPGHEDELLDTIRELAGEHVEVEIEHKDVALEAPSSGELVDSMKRALLKEDPGAHVLPYCLSGGTDNKHLSRLGITGYGFAPLRLPEELDFVGMFHGVDERVPVDALRFGTRVLGQLVADC; encoded by the coding sequence ATGACGTCCACCTCTGACGACCTGAGCCCGTCCAGCACCGCCGAGGAGGAGGCGGTCCGGATCTGCAAGGAGCTCATCCGGATCGACACGAGCAACTACGGCGACGGCAGCGGGCCGGGGGAGCGGGCCGCCGCGGAGTATGTCGTGGAGCTGCTCCGCGAGGTCGGGCTCGACCCGCAGGTCACGGCTCCGGCGGACCATCCCGAGCGCACGAGCGTGGTCGTCCGCACCCCTGGCCGGGACAGCTCCCGCCCCGGCCTGGTGCTGCACGGCCACCTCGACGTGGTGCCCGCCGAGGCCGCGGACTGGACGGTCGACCCGTTCTCGGCGGAGGAGAAGGACGGGATGATCTGGGGCCGCGGCGCGGTCGACATGAAGGACATGGACGCCATGCTCCTGGCGACGCTGCGCCAGCTGGCCCGCTCCGGCGAGAAGCCCCCGCGCGACATCGTCTGGGCGTTCTTCGCCGACGAGGAGGCCGGCGGCACCCAGGGAGCGGGACACGTCGTGGCCGAGCACCCTGAGTGGTTCGAGGGGTGCACCGAGGCCATCAGCGAGGTCGGCGGCTTCTCCATCACCCTCCCCGACAAGGCGACCGGGGCGCCCACCCGCGCCTACCTGCTGCAGACCGCGGAGAAGGGCATCGCCTGGCTGCGCCTGCACGCGCGCGGCCGGGCCGGCCACGGGTCGGTCCCCAACGAGGAGAACGCCATCGTCCGGCTCGCCGAGGCGATCGCGCGGATCGACGCCCACCCCTGGCCGCGGACCTACATCGCCTCGGTCCGGGAGCTCTTCGACGGCGTCTCCCAGGTGACGGGGGAGTCCTGGGACGAGGAGGGCGTCGAGGACATGCTGGCGCGGCTCGGCGGCGCGCGTCGCTTCGTCGAGGGCACCCTGCAGGACACCTCGAACTTCTCCATGCTGGCCTCGGGCTACAAGATGAACGTCATCCCGCAGAGCGCCTCGGCCTCGCTGGACTGCCGCTTCCTGCCCGGGCACGAGGACGAGCTGCTCGACACCATCCGGGAGCTGGCGGGCGAGCACGTCGAGGTGGAGATCGAGCACAAGGACGTGGCCCTCGAGGCGCCGAGCAGCGGTGAGCTCGTGGACTCGATGAAGCGGGCCCTGCTCAAGGAGGACCCCGGCGCCCACGTCCTGCCCTACTGCCTGTCCGGTGGCACCGACAACAAGCACCTGTCCCGCCTGGGCATCACCGGCTACGGCTTCGCGCCGCTACGGCTCCCGGAGGAGCTGGACTTCGTGGGGATGTTCCACGGCGTCGACGAGCGGGTCCCGGTCGACGCCCTCCGCTTCGGCACCCGGGTGCTGGGCCAGCTCGTCGCCGACTGCTGA
- a CDS encoding SRPBCC family protein yields MAMDLHHTFTVDAPPEATWALLTDLEQVGGCFPGATVTSATEEEFTGNVKVKLGPIGVTYQGEGRFVERDDEAHRAVIEGLGKGLRGLGNASAKVVLQLEPEGSGTKADVSTSLSITGKPAQFGRGVMQTVSDKLLGQFVECIEGKLTP; encoded by the coding sequence ATGGCGATGGATCTGCATCACACCTTCACCGTCGACGCCCCGCCCGAGGCCACGTGGGCGCTGCTCACCGACCTGGAGCAGGTGGGCGGGTGCTTCCCGGGCGCCACCGTCACCTCGGCCACCGAGGAGGAGTTCACCGGCAACGTCAAGGTCAAGCTCGGCCCGATCGGGGTGACCTACCAGGGCGAGGGCAGGTTCGTGGAACGCGACGACGAGGCCCACCGGGCGGTGATCGAAGGGCTCGGCAAGGGCCTGCGCGGTCTGGGCAACGCCTCGGCCAAGGTCGTCCTCCAGCTGGAGCCGGAGGGCAGCGGCACCAAGGCCGACGTGTCGACGTCGCTCAGCATCACGGGCAAGCCGGCGCAGTTCGGCCGTGGCGTCATGCAGACGGTGTCGGACAAGCTGCTCGGCCAGTTCGTCGAGTGCATCGAGGGCAAGCTCACCCCGTGA
- the mshC gene encoding cysteine--1-D-myo-inosityl 2-amino-2-deoxy-alpha-D-glucopyranoside ligase codes for MKTWSTTALPRLPIEHDGTPVRVHDTAGDRRVEVAGTDGRARLYVCGITPYDATHLGHAATYVTFDVLQRAWRDAGLEVTYVQNVTDVDEPLLERAERDGVEWQELARREIDLFFTDMEALRVLPPDHYVGAVEGIPDDVRAVQRLLDDGTAYEVPVPQDQELAEGAAGADVYLDLSTQASFGAVSGWSREQMMEVFADRGGDPDRAGKRDPLDPLLWRSGRQGEPHWDGGSLGRGRPGWHIECSTIAQRYLGPAFDVQGGGTDLVFPHHEMSAVQAAALCGDDCFARAYVHQAMVGLDGEKMSKSRGNLVLVSRLRASGVDPMAIRLALLAQHYRTEWSWTDQILREASERLDLWRRAGDMAAHDSVTELGVTTLRRMRERLADDLDTPGALDAVDDWATTVVAGEPVSRLVVDAVDALLGVQL; via the coding sequence GTGAAGACCTGGTCGACCACCGCTCTGCCCCGGCTGCCGATCGAGCACGACGGGACCCCCGTGCGCGTGCACGACACCGCCGGCGACCGACGTGTCGAGGTCGCGGGCACCGACGGACGGGCGCGGCTCTACGTGTGCGGCATCACCCCCTACGACGCCACCCACCTCGGGCACGCCGCGACCTACGTCACCTTCGACGTGCTGCAGCGCGCGTGGCGGGACGCCGGGCTGGAGGTCACCTACGTCCAGAACGTCACCGACGTCGACGAGCCGCTGCTCGAGCGGGCCGAGCGCGACGGCGTGGAGTGGCAGGAGCTCGCGCGCCGCGAGATCGACCTCTTCTTCACCGACATGGAGGCGCTGCGGGTCCTGCCCCCCGACCACTACGTCGGGGCCGTCGAGGGGATCCCGGACGACGTGCGCGCCGTCCAGCGGCTGCTCGACGACGGCACCGCCTACGAGGTGCCGGTGCCGCAGGACCAGGAGCTGGCCGAGGGGGCTGCTGGTGCGGACGTCTACCTCGACCTCTCCACGCAGGCCAGCTTCGGCGCCGTCTCCGGGTGGTCCCGGGAGCAGATGATGGAGGTCTTCGCCGACCGCGGGGGCGACCCCGACCGGGCCGGCAAGCGCGATCCGCTCGACCCCCTCCTGTGGCGCTCGGGCCGGCAGGGCGAGCCGCACTGGGACGGCGGCTCGCTGGGGCGGGGGCGCCCCGGCTGGCACATCGAGTGCTCCACCATCGCCCAGCGCTACCTCGGCCCGGCCTTCGACGTCCAGGGTGGCGGCACCGACCTCGTCTTCCCCCACCACGAGATGAGCGCGGTCCAGGCGGCCGCCCTGTGCGGCGACGACTGCTTCGCCCGCGCCTACGTGCACCAGGCCATGGTCGGTCTGGACGGCGAGAAGATGAGCAAGAGCCGGGGCAACCTCGTCCTGGTCTCCCGGCTGCGCGCCTCCGGCGTCGACCCGATGGCGATCCGGCTGGCGCTGCTCGCGCAGCACTACCGGACCGAGTGGTCGTGGACCGACCAGATCCTCCGGGAGGCGAGCGAGCGTCTCGACCTGTGGCGGCGGGCCGGCGACATGGCCGCGCACGACTCGGTCACCGAGCTCGGGGTGACGACCCTGCGCCGCATGCGGGAGCGGCTGGCCGACGACCTCGACACGCCAGGTGCCCTCGACGCCGTCGACGACTGGGCCACGACCGTGGTCGCGGGCGAGCCCGTCTCACGCCTGGTCGTGGACGCGGTCGACGCGCTGCTCGGGGTGCAGCTCTGA
- a CDS encoding FAD binding domain-containing protein, whose amino-acid sequence MIPPEFDYAAPATVAEALELLAEHGDDAKVLSGGQSLLPVLRMRLNAPGIIVDISRIEELKGVTEVGDAIRIGAGATYQDVLDSSLVQEHLALLHTALQEVADEQIRHRGTVCGALAHADPAGDVGAPVLALEGRMVIQGPDGERTVDGADFFVDLFETAVGEGELLVAVEIPKHTGWGAHYEKFVRVSHQWAIIGIAAAVRTEGGRIAEARVGLTNMGSTPLRARAVEEALVGQEATEEAVAQACAAVAEGTDPPSDLNGQADYRKHVAGVLTRRAVLAAAGA is encoded by the coding sequence ATGATCCCCCCGGAGTTCGACTACGCCGCCCCGGCCACGGTGGCCGAGGCGCTGGAGCTGCTCGCCGAGCACGGAGACGACGCCAAGGTGCTCTCCGGCGGGCAGTCGTTGCTGCCGGTGCTGCGGATGCGGCTCAACGCCCCGGGCATCATCGTCGACATCTCCCGGATCGAGGAGCTCAAGGGCGTCACCGAGGTGGGTGACGCGATCCGCATCGGCGCCGGGGCGACCTACCAGGACGTGCTCGACTCCTCGCTCGTCCAGGAGCACCTCGCCCTGCTGCACACCGCCCTCCAGGAGGTCGCCGACGAGCAGATCCGCCACCGCGGCACCGTGTGCGGGGCCCTGGCGCACGCCGACCCGGCGGGCGACGTGGGTGCCCCCGTGCTGGCGCTCGAGGGCCGCATGGTCATCCAGGGGCCGGACGGCGAGCGGACCGTCGACGGCGCAGACTTCTTCGTCGACCTCTTCGAGACGGCCGTGGGCGAGGGCGAGTTGCTCGTCGCCGTGGAGATCCCCAAGCACACCGGGTGGGGCGCGCACTACGAGAAGTTCGTGCGCGTCTCCCACCAGTGGGCCATCATCGGCATCGCCGCCGCGGTGCGGACCGAGGGCGGCAGGATCGCCGAGGCCCGCGTGGGCCTCACCAACATGGGCTCCACCCCGCTGCGGGCGCGCGCGGTCGAGGAGGCCCTGGTCGGTCAGGAGGCCACCGAGGAGGCCGTCGCCCAGGCCTGCGCTGCCGTCGCCGAGGGCACCGACCCGCCCTCGGACCTCAACGGGCAGGCGGACTACCGCAAGCACGTCGCCGGGGTCCTCACCCGGCGCGCGGTGCTCGCGGCGGCAGGAGCCTGA